In the Gammaproteobacteria bacterium genome, one interval contains:
- a CDS encoding HD domain-containing protein, whose translation MRRNDFDVTDKIRTTDPSEVVHEVMRLYLGLYPSGKSGPMRRAFEDVTLLYRGRHPDYYPCDTEYHDIQHVLDVTLAMARLLDGYERGRRGEAALPADFFSLGVITALFHDCGYLRRRHDHRHRFGGEYTLTHVSRGSHFLREYLPHIGMKRYAAAAAQLVHFTGYERQPDTIRLSDPLLRRVGEILGTADIIAQMSDRCYLEKCRDRLYPEFVLGGLARRKLPDGQTVTVYESGNDLVRKTPGFYATASKRLDQQLHGAYHYAEKHFGSQRNPYLEQMDKNINYAEVMAEVMTDSSPGGLLRRCPPKTVQSDLRP comes from the coding sequence GTGCGCCGCAACGATTTCGACGTCACCGACAAGATCCGCACCACCGACCCGTCCGAGGTCGTCCATGAGGTGATGCGCCTGTACCTGGGCCTTTACCCGTCGGGAAAGTCCGGGCCGATGAGGCGCGCGTTTGAGGACGTGACCCTGTTGTATCGCGGCAGGCATCCGGACTATTACCCCTGCGACACCGAATACCACGACATCCAGCACGTGCTCGACGTGACGCTGGCGATGGCGCGCCTGCTCGACGGGTACGAGCGCGGCCGGCGGGGGGAGGCGGCGCTGCCGGCGGACTTTTTCAGCCTCGGCGTGATCACCGCCCTGTTCCACGATTGCGGCTACCTGCGGCGCCGCCACGACCACAGGCACCGCTTCGGCGGGGAATACACCCTGACGCACGTCTCGCGCGGTTCGCATTTTCTGCGCGAGTACCTGCCGCACATCGGCATGAAGCGCTACGCGGCCGCCGCCGCGCAACTGGTGCACTTCACCGGCTATGAGCGCCAGCCGGACACGATCCGACTGAGCGACCCGTTGCTTCGCCGTGTCGGCGAAATCCTCGGCACCGCCGACATCATCGCGCAGATGTCCGACCGTTGTTACCTGGAGAAATGCCGCGACCGGCTGTACCCGGAATTCGTGCTGGGCGGACTCGCCCGCCGCAAGCTGCCCGACGGCCAGACCGTCACCGTGTACGAATCCGGCAACGATCTGGTGCGCAAGACCCCGGGATTCTATGCCACCGCATCGAAACGCCTCGACCAGCAACTCCACGGCGCCTACCATTACGCGGAGAAACACTTCGGCAGCCAGAGGAACCCCTACCTCGAACAGATGGATAAAAACATCAATTATGCGGAGGTCATGGCCGAGGTCATGACTGATTCTTCCCCGGGAGGGCTGCTGCGTCGCTGCCCGCCCAAGACCGTGCAATCAGACCTGCGCCCATAA
- a CDS encoding PHB depolymerase family esterase, whose amino-acid sequence MSIIRPYAVGVVIFILWWLAAGVVEVRAAESQIRRLSDGARERTYLIYRPALLSRQTAVPLIVMLHGGFGSGRQAENSYRWDAQADREGFVVAYPDGIGHSWNAGGICCGPALREHVDDLGFLTRLIDAVTRAENIDPRRVYLTGMSNGAAMTYRYACEGTYPLAAIGPVAGSLSFSCSRPHPVSVLAIHGLDDQHVPFAGGQGTKGVTQGSWMPVPQTLDAFRAADDCRPPAERRDGVLHTDTSNCAQGREVVLITLDGAGHQWPGAKSKSGIVQRILGLDPPSTAMDATTTLWNFFQGHVAQP is encoded by the coding sequence ATGAGCATAATCAGGCCATACGCCGTTGGCGTCGTCATATTCATACTCTGGTGGCTGGCTGCCGGTGTTGTCGAAGTACGGGCGGCAGAAAGTCAAATCCGCAGGCTTTCTGATGGTGCTCGCGAGCGAACTTATCTGATTTACCGTCCGGCATTATTGAGCCGCCAGACGGCAGTCCCCCTGATCGTCATGCTGCATGGCGGCTTTGGTTCCGGCAGGCAGGCCGAAAATTCCTACCGTTGGGACGCGCAGGCCGATCGGGAGGGGTTTGTCGTCGCCTATCCTGACGGCATAGGACACAGTTGGAATGCCGGGGGCATCTGTTGCGGTCCGGCCCTGCGTGAGCATGTAGACGATCTTGGCTTTTTGACACGCCTGATCGACGCCGTGACCAGGGCTGAAAATATCGACCCCAGACGCGTGTATCTGACCGGCATGTCGAATGGCGCGGCCATGACCTATCGTTACGCCTGCGAAGGCACATACCCATTGGCGGCCATCGGCCCGGTCGCCGGCAGCCTTTCCTTCTCCTGTTCGAGACCGCACCCGGTTTCCGTCCTGGCAATTCACGGGCTGGATGATCAGCACGTGCCTTTTGCGGGTGGGCAGGGTACAAAAGGCGTGACCCAGGGTTCATGGATGCCGGTGCCGCAAACGCTGGACGCCTTCCGGGCCGCGGATGACTGCCGCCCGCCCGCCGAGCGGCGGGATGGCGTCCTGCACACGGATACATCGAATTGCGCGCAAGGACGCGAAGTGGTCCTGATCACCCTTGATGGCGCCGGGCATCAGTGGCCGGGCGCAAAATCAAAATCCGGCATCGTTCAGCGGATACTGGGGCTGGATCCGCCAAGTACCGCCATGGATGCCACGACCACGTTGTGGAATTTCTTCCAGGGTCACGTGGCGCAGCCATAA
- a CDS encoding thioredoxin family protein — protein MPKLRAASLFLILIAFGMGLARAETPQPYTDGAFEKLNAAGAPIIVFVHADWCPVCHVQKPIVDGFAGSKPYGGVNVLVVDFDKQKDVLRKFDVDRQSTLIAYRGGREVGRQVGITQKDLIEILFQRASGQGGG, from the coding sequence ATGCCAAAGCTGCGTGCCGCATCACTGTTTTTAATACTCATCGCCTTTGGAATGGGTCTGGCAAGGGCCGAGACGCCGCAACCCTACACCGACGGCGCCTTCGAGAAGCTCAACGCCGCGGGGGCGCCGATCATCGTGTTCGTGCACGCCGACTGGTGTCCCGTCTGCCATGTTCAGAAACCCATCGTCGATGGTTTTGCGGGCAGCAAACCGTACGGCGGCGTCAACGTGCTGGTGGTCGATTTCGACAAGCAGAAGGACGTGCTGCGAAAGTTCGACGTTGACCGGCAGAGCACGTTGATCGCGTATCGTGGGGGCAGGGAGGTCGGCCGCCAGGTCGGCATCACCCAGAAAGATCTCATCGAAATCCTGTTCCAGCGTGCATCGGGACAGGGTGGCGGTTGA
- the ppk2 gene encoding polyphosphate kinase 2, which translates to MNYSDADFIRRVHQDLRDDFDEELELELEDRNTDRFAAGGEAAPGDADREERKSYFRELFRLQAELVKLQDWVVATRHKAVILFEGRDSAGKGGVIKRITQRLNPRVCRVVALPAPNDRERTQWYFQRYATHLPAGGEVVLFDRSWYNRAGVERVMGFCNDDQYEEFFRSAPEFERMLVRSGIQLIKYWFSISDDEQRLRFLARIHDPLKQWKLSPMDLESRRRWEDYTKAKEIMLERTHIPEAPWWIVQANNKKKARLNCIHHLLGQMPYAEIERPVIQLPERERHEDYLRQPVPSEMTVPEVY; encoded by the coding sequence TTGAACTACTCTGACGCAGATTTCATCCGGCGCGTCCATCAGGACCTGCGCGACGACTTCGACGAGGAGCTGGAACTCGAGTTGGAGGACCGCAATACCGACCGCTTCGCCGCGGGCGGTGAAGCCGCGCCGGGCGACGCGGATCGGGAGGAGCGCAAGAGCTACTTCCGCGAGCTGTTCCGCCTGCAGGCCGAGCTGGTCAAGCTGCAGGATTGGGTGGTCGCCACGCGCCACAAGGCGGTCATCCTGTTTGAGGGCCGCGACTCCGCCGGCAAGGGCGGCGTCATCAAGCGCATCACCCAGCGGCTCAATCCGCGCGTGTGCCGCGTGGTGGCGCTGCCGGCGCCCAACGATCGTGAGCGGACGCAGTGGTATTTCCAGCGCTACGCGACGCACCTGCCCGCGGGCGGCGAGGTCGTGCTGTTCGATCGCAGCTGGTACAACCGCGCCGGCGTCGAACGGGTCATGGGCTTCTGCAACGACGATCAGTATGAGGAGTTCTTCCGCTCGGCGCCGGAGTTCGAGCGCATGCTGGTGCGTTCCGGCATCCAGCTGATCAAGTACTGGTTCTCGATCTCCGACGACGAGCAGCGCCTGCGCTTCCTCGCCCGCATCCACGACCCGCTCAAGCAATGGAAGCTGAGCCCCATGGACCTGGAGTCGCGCCGTCGCTGGGAGGATTACACCAAGGCCAAGGAAATCATGCTCGAGCGCACCCATATTCCGGAGGCGCCGTGGTGGATCGTGCAGGCCAACAACAAGAAAAAGGCGCGCCTGAACTGCATCCACCACCTGCTTGGCCAGATGCCGTACGCGGAGATCGAGCGCCCGGTCATCCAGCTGCCCGAGCGCGAACGCCATGAGGACTACCTGCGACAACCCGTGCCCTCGGAGATGACCGTTCCTGAAGTTTATTGA
- a CDS encoding cytochrome c, with translation MSRSLIPALLVVSLATPAVAGEQPKRDARRGELLYSTQCVACHSAQVHWREKKLATDWISLQAQVRRWQKSSGAGWSNEDITEVVQYLNTLYYHYPVPQ, from the coding sequence ATGTCTCGGAGTTTGATACCGGCCTTGCTGGTCGTCTCGTTGGCGACTCCCGCAGTTGCCGGCGAACAGCCAAAGCGTGATGCCAGACGCGGTGAGTTGTTGTACTCAACGCAATGCGTCGCCTGCCACAGTGCGCAGGTACATTGGCGCGAAAAGAAACTGGCCACGGACTGGATAAGTCTGCAGGCGCAGGTACGTCGCTGGCAGAAATCCTCCGGGGCCGGATGGAGCAATGAAGACATTACGGAGGTCGTGCAATACCTGAATACGCTCTACTACCACTATCCCGTGCCGCAATAA
- a CDS encoding cytochrome c biogenesis CcdA family protein — MDFGFHTYLLGFVAGALTTLSPCVVPLIPILCASAANVHRYGPVLLALGVAFSFAAVGTVIGATGAATGLNPDSVRLVAAGLMTALGLVLLLPPLQRGFAGSTAWLGNAGNRILARFAFDNLPGQFAVGALLGLSWSPCVGPTLGAASMLASQGRDLTQVGLLMLIFGLGAALPLAAIGLGARSMTRMFRDRLIQRAQASTRVLGGLFVLIGLLILSGYDKGLEAWVVGHSPDWLLTLTTRF; from the coding sequence ATGGATTTTGGTTTTCACACCTATTTGTTGGGCTTTGTCGCCGGCGCGCTGACGACGCTGTCGCCCTGCGTGGTGCCGCTGATCCCCATCCTCTGCGCCTCGGCGGCCAACGTCCACCGTTATGGCCCGGTGTTGCTCGCGCTCGGTGTCGCCTTTTCCTTCGCGGCTGTGGGGACCGTCATCGGCGCCACCGGCGCCGCCACCGGACTCAATCCGGACAGCGTCCGTCTGGTCGCGGCCGGATTGATGACGGCGCTCGGTTTGGTGCTGCTGCTGCCGCCGCTGCAACGCGGCTTCGCCGGCTCCACCGCCTGGCTCGGAAACGCCGGCAACCGGATTCTGGCCAGGTTTGCCTTCGACAATCTCCCCGGCCAGTTCGCGGTCGGCGCCCTGCTGGGCCTGTCGTGGAGCCCCTGTGTCGGACCGACGCTCGGCGCCGCCAGCATGCTGGCCAGCCAGGGCCGTGACCTCACGCAGGTCGGCCTGCTGATGCTGATTTTCGGTCTCGGCGCCGCCCTGCCGCTGGCGGCAATCGGCCTGGGTGCCCGCAGCATGACGCGGATGTTTCGCGATCGCCTGATCCAGAGGGCGCAGGCGTCCACGCGGGTGCTGGGCGGACTGTTCGTCCTGATCGGGCTGCTGATTCTCTCGGGCTACGACAAGGGCCTGGAGGCCTGGGTCGTCGGCCATTCCCCGGACTGGCTCTTGACCCTCACAACGCGGTTTTAG